The following proteins are encoded in a genomic region of Microtus ochrogaster isolate Prairie Vole_2 unplaced genomic scaffold, MicOch1.0 UNK104, whole genome shotgun sequence:
- the Nxnl2 gene encoding nucleoredoxin-like protein 2 — protein sequence MVDVLSGRRLVTREGEVVEAEAALQNKVVALYFAAGRCAPSRDFTPLLCDFYTALVSEARRPAPFEVVFVSADGSPEEMLDFMRELHGAWLALPFHDPYRHELKKRYDITAIPKLVVIKPNGAVITSKGRKQIRERGLACFQNWVEAADVFQNFLG from the exons ATGGTGGACGTGCTGAGCGGGCGGCGCCTGGTGACCCGCGAGGGCGAGGTGGTGGAGGCGGAGGCCGCGCTGCAGAACAAGGTGGTAGCCCTGTACTTTGCAGCGGGCCGGTGCGCCCCCAGCCGCGACTTCACGCCCCTTCTCTGCGACTTCTACACCGCGCTGGTGAGCGAGGCACGGAGGCCTGCACCCTTCGAGGTGGTGTTCGTGTCGGCGGACGGCAGCCCCGAGGAGATGCTGGACTTCATGCGCGAGCTGCACGGCGCCTGGCTGGCACTGCCCTTCCACGACCCCTACAGGCA TGAACTGAAGAAGAGGTATGACATCACAGCCATCCCCAAGCTCGTGGTCATCAAACCCAATGGAGCTGTCATCACCAGCAAAGGGCGGAAACAGATCCGGGAGCGCGGGTTAGCTTGCTTTCAAAACTGGGTAGAAGCAGCCGatgtttttcagaatttcttgGGGTGA